The following nucleotide sequence is from Brienomyrus brachyistius isolate T26 chromosome 25, BBRACH_0.4, whole genome shotgun sequence.
TGGCTGCAAGGCCAGCTTGTGCAGATTCCTCACGGCCCAACAACTTAACGTGAAAATCGTGACTCATGGCATCATGCGAGTCTGCAGCCATCACCGAGGAGCAAGATGCCCCCTGCTGGGGCTCCTCAGGGGTCATGGCACCCCGGCTGGTCCCTTCTCCAGTAGGGGTTCCATCATCTTCTGCACCATGGCCTCCCTCCACACTATCCAGCACATTCTGGGTCAAATTCAGTGAATCACGAAGACCCGGAGCATTCGAGGGGTCTTTGAGATGTTTGAGGTAAATCATAGGAGGTGGCAGACTATGTCTCCTCCATGCGAGAATGACATCAGGGCTCCCTGAAGCTGCCTTTTCAGAAGTAGACTCCACTGGATCACTGCTCCTCTGGGGCTCCTCCTTTTCTGGGTCCACATAAAATAACTCCCCATGGCTCTGATTGACTCCAATGCCCAAAGGCTGAAGAGCATCAGAGAGTGATatgtctgtttcctctctgaggCCTGTAATTTTGCCGTGATTGGGCAAATCCCTGAGGAGAGACTCATCTTCCATGGTGAAATCTCTCGTAGACACCTGCAGAAAGATGGGGGAGAGATGCAGAAGCCAAGGACATACGACGAGCCTCTCAGTAGGTCCTTTTGACGCCTTTCAGCATTAGTAGAGTTTATTCTTCCTCATGTATTCTGTGTTTCTTCTATTCTGGGAATCTGCCACACTTTGCGATTCTCCGAGCTGAAAGACAGCCCTCAGTAAATGGCTGTTAGCCTGATAAACCTCACTGCCTGGCAGAGAAAAGCTGACAAACAGGATAGACAAGCTGGGCAGCCGGTCTCTTTTCATCCCTCTCTCTCCACCTATCATCTCGCACACCAGGCCATGGAACACTGGGAATTTTGGGCAGCAGTTGGTTAATTTCCAAAACGTAACTATATATTTTCAAGCAACGCCTTTTTTTTAAGACCCTTGTTGGTTGTGCCTACTTATCACAACTGAGAAATGGAAATGGTGAAACTAATTAAATCTTGCTTGCTGAACattcccccccatcccccaattGACATGTTCTATtaccaaccccccacccccaccccatatgACAAGCTTCACCGGTCCTTGAAATTTTTGCATAGCATAAATCTGGACATGATCATCGAAAGGTGGGGAATATCCTAATAACCTTAGTGGGTTTTGGCAATGCTTCGAGCAATCTGAGAATAAGCTCTATATGCGTTTTCATCGAATGAATAATGTGGCTGGTATGACAGCAGGATCTCATTGTGTTATGCTAAATATATTCTTCTGAAATACTATGTTTCTTTCGGTTTACTTGTATGTATTTTCAGTCATTAGTATTCACAACaaaatacagatgctcctctacttacaaactttcaacttacgaatgttcagacatacgaactaagaggactgtaagtccaaattatgttcattgggctcccgtttcctgtccgcgacATCAATCGTTTTTGTCTGCACGGCAATTCcatctagtacgacttctggccgctgcTCTTGccgtgcagcagcgtagcgtgcgtactcccagcatcctagttcttagtacttgcgtatacccttaaaatgatgttgaataatgacttacggacatttcaagttatgaatggccgttcggaacgtatctcattcgtagGTAGAGGAGCGTTTGTATTGTATTTACAATCAGTATTTACAATTAAATATTGTGATGTATCTGGCAAGAACTTATTAATTGTTTAATTGTTACCAATTAAGTGCTGCAATACATGCCACTGTTTTCACTTGTTGGGATTTATAAAAGTAGGAAGATGGGGGACTGAGGAGAGAAACAATGAAATGTTAATGCCTTGGGGTGTAGCTTGGCATCTCATGGGGGCACTGACGATATTTAGCAGATTGAGAATGTGTTATTGTTGTAGGACGGATGTTTTGAGCAATGCACACCTGGCCAGTACAATAATGataaataatatgaatataaTTCATTTGGcgcatgcttttatccaaagcgatttACGATGAGGGAATGGAAATCCAGCCTCCCTTTTTATAAAAGGATTCATCTCTTATaaagttttgaagagccaacaggattTGAAACTTCTGACACCTCAGGAGGAAATGGATGTCATCGGCTACGTGAAACAAATAAACGAAGCAAGCTCTAACTCCCAGCTTCGAGTTGCTTGGCTTCGCTTTAACGAGGCAAGCGCCGAAGTATCAGTATTGTATGTatttctctctatttgactatccctgccggcccctggaggatgggctccccctttgagtctggtccctctcaaggtttcttccttctagggagtttttccttgccactgtcgcctatggcttactcactgggggctttgggtggggatgctgtaaagcgctttgagacaatgtaatgttgtgataatgcactatataaaaataaatttgttgttgttgttgttgtatgtCCCATACTTAAGGATGGGAATGGGGCAGGAAGAAGGGATAATCCACACTATGGCTCAGATGAAACAAGGGACTTTATTTTATGCAAagcaaaacaagaaacaaagggATCACAGGCAGGTATGATAGAAAGAAACGCAGGAACTAAAACGGGGAGGAGCACAGGAACTAATAAGAGGAACAGGGGCAAGCACTTAAATATatacacaacaaagaaaaacaagagaCAGGTATGGGCAATAACAAGGACTAATAACAAAGGAGCACAGGTCAGGGAAATCACCAGGCAAAGGATCAAACACCAGGAGAGACTAAAATAACAAAAGTAACAGGCTAATATTACAAACAGGAAATAACGGGAAGCAATGACAAGGAACTGTAATAGAAACACACGAATACATAATAAACCAAGAAAATGCAAAGAAATACAAATGTTAAATTATAACTAGTTCAGCCATAAACACATAACAGAAGGCGAAGCCTGGATGACGTAACCGCCCATTCAGTCCATTAAGCCATGCAGTGGCCGGGTAACAGGAGAAGCATAAGGACCTAACACCAAAatggatggccagcgacacctgttggccaaacagggaactgACATAACACAAGGGAGCAGGGCAGGGGCTGTTCCTGACACTTTATCCATTGGGATATGAGCCTCTGCTTTTCCTAGTAATAGGTGAAGGGGTCCTGAAGATAGGTAGAGGAGAGCATCTGAGAAGCTACAAATCACTCCACACAGCTTTGCCCGCTGTCGTATGTACTTGCATGCACGTTATGATGAATTGATATTAAATGACTAAACTTGGATGGATCATCAGCTCTGGAAACCGGCGACATCAAGAGGTAAAGTTGTGATACTATCCGAAAGATTGAAATAATGATTTTACTAATTGCGCTTTGCACTATCCATGAGGCTGTCTACGGAAAATAACTGAAAGCATTCGCATCTATAATTACAATTATATATAATTGtttggttattattattattagtatgaatcattttttatatatattttgcaaattcattttaattaagaGATGTGTAGGCAGCATTTATGTGAAATCTATAAACGTTTTATATAAGAGGTCCCAGTTATGTTTCATAATCGTCCTCAGTTCAGAAGGGCACCTGGCAGAAATGCAGGGGTGGCTTTCATAATAATCTAAACATGCCTCTTTGTCCCTGACCCCGGGCCGTCAAAGCCTGCAACCGCTGCATAATAAACCTGTTGACGTCTTAGGGACAATCCAATGAAATGGCTTCTATTTGAAACGTCATGACACAGATGACCGCCTTTACAGGAAATGGGTGGCTTCCCtaaacaaaaacactttatCAGGTGTGTTCGCTCCTTTGGTTTAATGCCTGTCCACCGTGAGAGACAATGAGGACAGCTTTAAGACACGTGGTAATTTCCTTCTCCTTGTGCGTAGCTGTAGCTGCATGTGGTATTTTCGACAGTGTTTTGGTGGACGTGACGTACGATCACTATGCAGAGAGGAGAGTGGAGCGGCTGCCCGTATTCTTGGCGATGCCTTTTAACTCCCTGGTCAACCTTGGATATATAATTATGGGCATGTACTGGCTTCTTCGCGAAGAAAGCGGAAAATCCGCTTACATTAAAGACGTGTTCGCTCTAATGGCCATAGCGTACGGCCCCATGCAGTGGGTCCGCCTGGCGACACTGAATCGGCTGGTCGCTGTTCTGGACCAGTGGGTCACCCTGCCGATCTTCGCCTGGGTTCCCGTGTGGTGCCGCTTCATCACGCACGGATGGCATGGGCGCTACACGCTGACTGTGGTCTTATGCTCTCTGACCAGTTATGCTCTGGCGCTGCTTCACGATCATGGCTTCGAGGCAGCGCTGGCCTGTCATGTCGCTTTCGCCGCCATCCGAGGGTTTGAGCTCCAGCGGATGCACGGAGACGCAGCGTCCCTGCGGTACCTGATCCTGGCTCTGCTGTCTTGTTGCGGCTTCGTTGTGCTCAAACTTTTGGATCTGCCCCTTTCGCGCTTTCTGGTGTTTCGGTATTTTACTGGACACTTCTGGTCCAAGGTGTGTGACATTTTGCAGTTCCACTACAGCTTCTGTTTCCTCACACGCTTGACGCGAATTGCACAGAAAACGAACGACCAAAGGGATTGAAAATTCCCTGACGGCGTCCGTACAAATGAGTTTCTGGcaattctttttctttttctttacaTTTATGACTTTACTATAAAATGTTGGTGTACCTACATGCCTTGTTAATTTACtgtctgttttctgttttaaaaaaaaatcacacagtcTCACATCCTTGCATCTGGTagcatttatttagcagtaacTAGACTATTTTTCACTTCAAGTCCGTGCTCATAAGTCTAGCTTTGCCATCGCCGTCAGCACAGGCTCGGATGGGGCCTTGCGGTTGGTCCACAGGAGGCCCATCACTGCCGCACGAAAGTCCTGATTGGTGCAGTAAATAAAAGGGTTTATCCCGCAATCCAGGTAAGCCGTCACAGATGACAGCGTGCGCAGCCAATCAGGTGCTGGCGATTGGTCCAACCTTCCCAACAGAACCAGCTGAAATTATATAGGCAAAATAGCTATTGAAAtcattttattaattcacaACACTGAAAGTTATCTTATTTATTAATGCTTCAAAGCAGTCGACTGGCCATAGTTTTATCTTGATGCCTGTTAACTACAGTCCTTTACATTATGCGGTTTATTAATACGGTTTCTAATGCAAGTAATTATAGCGCTGTCCTTAATTTTAGATAGTGGCAAGGAATGTGAACGGTGTAATAGAAAACAATCTCTAACCTCTGAAATTGCAAAGGGTGTGTAGcagagcagataaattgacaCCAGCAGAGGAGTAACAGAGGAGAGATCATCTGGGTCCCTATGAGGAGAGAGGGAAGAAGGATGTTTGTCCAAATTACCTTTATATCCCCAGAAGATTATAAAAATTGACGAACTGCTAGTAATTATTGTACAATGCACTGGGTAAACGCACCTGCTCCTATTCCTAATCCAGCCAGCAGAGGTCAGGACTGAGCAGAGCACCACCAGCAGGAAAGGGGGAAAGATGCAGATG
It contains:
- the tmem187 gene encoding transmembrane protein 187; this translates as MRTALRHVVISFSLCVAVAACGIFDSVLVDVTYDHYAERRVERLPVFLAMPFNSLVNLGYIIMGMYWLLREESGKSAYIKDVFALMAIAYGPMQWVRLATLNRLVAVLDQWVTLPIFAWVPVWCRFITHGWHGRYTLTVVLCSLTSYALALLHDHGFEAALACHVAFAAIRGFELQRMHGDAASLRYLILALLSCCGFVVLKLLDLPLSRFLVFRYFTGHFWSKVCDILQFHYSFCFLTRLTRIAQKTNDQRD